Proteins encoded by one window of Acidobacteriota bacterium:
- a CDS encoding phosphopantetheine-binding protein gives MSNTADQIKKLIIESLNLEGMTPDEIGDDDPLFGEGLGLDSVDALELVVAMEKEYGIKIRSDEMDPEAFSTVRTLSRFVEERQNAPAGDMIEGIAPA, from the coding sequence ATGTCCAATACCGCCGATCAGATCAAGAAGCTGATCATCGAGAGTCTCAACCTCGAGGGCATGACGCCGGACGAGATCGGCGACGACGATCCGCTGTTTGGAGAGGGGCTGGGCCTCGACTCGGTCGACGCGCTGGAACTCGTCGTGGCGATGGAGAAGGAGTACGGCATCAAGATCCGGAGCGACGAGATGGATCCCGAGGCGTTTTCCACCGTGCGCACCTTGTCGCGTTTCGTCGAGGAGCGACAGAATGCGCCGGCGGGAGACATGATCGAGGGGATCGCCCCGGCATGA
- a CDS encoding MoxR family ATPase gives MTFRQFTGTENYLASPDLRDAVDVSIALEKPLLVRGEPGTGKTVLAEAVAESLVMELLSWNIKSSSKAQDGLYIYDTVRRLNDARFGDRDISDVSPYIELGPLGRAITADQRVVLLIDEIDKADMEFPNDLLHELDRMSFQVQETGETHTAQFRPVVIITSNNEKELPDAFLRRCVFHYIAFPDKEAMEKVVRIHHPNVEEELLRQVLQRFYWLRDLSELRKRPSTSELIDWIGALRRGGVSAEAIEEELPFLGVLLKRETDLQAALRAGRRADH, from the coding sequence ATGACCTTTCGACAATTCACCGGCACGGAGAACTACCTGGCCTCGCCGGACCTACGGGATGCGGTGGACGTGTCCATCGCCTTAGAGAAGCCGCTGCTGGTGCGCGGCGAGCCCGGTACCGGCAAGACGGTGCTCGCCGAGGCCGTCGCCGAAAGTCTGGTGATGGAGTTGCTCTCCTGGAACATCAAGTCGTCCAGCAAGGCGCAGGACGGCCTCTACATCTACGACACGGTGCGTCGCCTGAACGACGCCCGATTCGGCGATCGGGACATCAGCGACGTCTCTCCCTACATCGAGCTGGGACCCCTCGGACGGGCGATCACCGCCGACCAGCGGGTGGTCCTGCTGATCGACGAGATCGACAAGGCGGACATGGAGTTCCCGAACGATCTACTGCATGAACTGGATCGCATGAGCTTCCAGGTGCAAGAGACCGGTGAGACCCACACCGCGCAGTTTCGGCCGGTGGTGATCATCACCTCGAACAACGAAAAGGAACTGCCCGACGCCTTCCTGCGGCGCTGCGTTTTCCACTACATCGCCTTCCCCGACAAGGAGGCGATGGAGAAGGTGGTGCGAATTCATCATCCGAATGTCGAGGAAGAATTGTTGCGTCAGGTGTTGCAGCGCTTCTACTGGTTGCGGGACCTGTCCGAGCTGCGCAAGCGCCCTTCGACCAGTGAACTGATCGACTGGATCGGCGCTCTGCGGCGGGGCGGCGTATCGGCCGAGGCGATTGAGGAAGAGCTGCCCTTCCTCGGGGTACTCCTCAAGCGCGAGACGGATCTCCAAGCGGCC
- a CDS encoding polysaccharide deacetylase family protein: protein MTATPPRPRPKAWRPSPFLLASGALHLTGVAWAAVRPSILPWVAAGLAANHLTAVGAGLWPRSRLLGPNLRRLPEDGAAGRVALTFDDGPDPKVTPQVLDLLDRTEAKATFFVIGQLVERHPGLTAEIHARGHRLGNHTFRHLKRFSILGPGRTGEEIDRSQEALAQITGYRPVHFRPPAGLRSPWLEPLLARRGLRLVSWTRRGYDTVRQDSESITGDLLRDLAEGDILLLHDGRSEGPWHRRPPVLDVLPRLLEVLQRKGLRSVALPAAGLIGPVTADSMGVQ from the coding sequence ATGACCGCCACCCCGCCGCGCCCGCGTCCCAAAGCCTGGCGGCCCAGCCCGTTTCTCCTCGCCAGCGGCGCTCTCCATCTCACCGGCGTCGCCTGGGCCGCCGTTCGTCCGAGCATCCTGCCGTGGGTGGCCGCCGGCCTGGCCGCGAACCACCTCACGGCCGTTGGAGCGGGCCTCTGGCCGCGCAGCCGGCTGCTGGGGCCCAACCTCCGCCGGCTGCCGGAAGACGGTGCGGCGGGCCGAGTCGCCCTGACCTTCGACGACGGGCCGGACCCGAAGGTCACCCCGCAGGTGCTCGACCTCCTCGATCGGACCGAAGCCAAGGCGACCTTTTTTGTCATCGGACAGCTCGTGGAGCGCCACCCGGGCTTGACCGCCGAGATTCACGCCCGGGGCCATCGCCTGGGCAACCACACATTCCGCCACCTGAAACGTTTCTCGATCCTCGGCCCCGGCCGAACCGGTGAAGAGATCGACCGTAGCCAGGAGGCGTTGGCCCAGATCACCGGGTATCGGCCGGTCCACTTTCGCCCTCCGGCGGGCCTGCGGAGTCCATGGCTCGAACCTCTGTTGGCCCGCCGCGGCCTCCGCCTGGTGAGCTGGACTCGGCGCGGCTACGACACCGTTCGGCAAGACTCCGAGAGCATCACCGGTGATCTGTTGCGGGATCTCGCTGAGGGCGACATCCTGCTGCTCCACGACGGCCGTTCGGAAGGTCCCTGGCATCGTCGGCCGCCGGTCCTCGACGTCCTCCCAAGGCTTCTCGAAGTCTTGCAGCGCAAGGGTTTGCGCTCCGTCGCCTTGCCCGCGGCGGGCTTGATCGGGCCGGTCACGGCGGATAGTATGGGCGTGCAGTAG
- a CDS encoding AMP-binding protein has translation MRANPLAAAFDRRLTRDPSRTLVASPTARATTGQIDALARAAERSLAELPPGTIVGLLAPDGPAYLASLIALSRQGAATLLLDYRTPAEECHRIVREIGARAFLICDEGWPSGPTNWRLERTKPTAEAAGAAAEALPAGTLIKITSGSTGAARGIVTPPEALLADDEALVATMGIRPDDRLMATIPMSHSYGLASLVAPALVRGIPLIVPNRRGPFGPLAAAADMGATVFPTVPAYLSAIGRLAEPPPTPKALRLVISAGALLPAATAARFRDRFGLPVHAFYGSSESGGIAYDREGGGAERGTVGTPVDGVEIELEAFDPGRPQDGGRVIVRSAAVASGYLPSGCSEERLASGRFRTEDLGIWDERGELQLIGRLDDIINVRGKKVNPREVQTVLLALDRVDEAAVLALEQPGEGCSGVRAVIACQPGSLSREEVLAWCDGRLANHKKPRSVVIVEQLPRTARGKVDRIALGRLASA, from the coding sequence ATGAGAGCCAATCCGCTAGCCGCCGCCTTCGACCGTCGGCTCACTCGCGATCCCTCGCGCACGCTGGTGGCTTCGCCCACCGCCCGCGCGACGACCGGCCAGATCGATGCCCTCGCCCGCGCCGCAGAGCGCTCCCTCGCGGAGCTTCCACCTGGCACCATCGTCGGCCTGTTGGCGCCCGATGGACCGGCCTACCTCGCATCCCTGATCGCCCTCTCCCGGCAGGGCGCGGCGACCCTACTGCTGGACTACCGCACCCCCGCCGAGGAGTGCCATCGGATCGTCCGCGAGATCGGCGCCAGGGCCTTTCTGATCTGCGACGAGGGCTGGCCGTCGGGCCCCACCAACTGGCGCCTCGAACGGACGAAACCGACCGCCGAAGCCGCCGGCGCGGCGGCCGAAGCCCTACCCGCGGGCACCCTGATCAAGATCACTTCCGGCTCCACCGGCGCCGCCCGCGGCATCGTCACCCCGCCGGAGGCACTGCTGGCGGACGACGAGGCCCTGGTGGCGACCATGGGAATCCGGCCGGACGATCGCTTGATGGCGACCATCCCGATGTCCCATTCCTACGGCCTGGCAAGTCTGGTGGCCCCCGCCCTGGTGCGCGGCATCCCGCTGATCGTGCCGAACCGCCGCGGCCCCTTCGGCCCCCTGGCGGCGGCCGCGGATATGGGTGCGACGGTCTTCCCGACGGTGCCGGCCTACCTCTCCGCCATCGGACGCCTGGCGGAACCGCCGCCGACGCCGAAGGCGTTGCGCCTGGTGATCTCCGCCGGCGCCCTGCTGCCGGCGGCGACGGCGGCCCGCTTCCGGGACCGCTTCGGCCTGCCGGTGCACGCCTTCTACGGTTCGAGCGAATCCGGCGGTATCGCCTACGACCGCGAAGGCGGAGGCGCCGAGCGCGGCACCGTCGGCACCCCGGTCGACGGCGTCGAGATCGAACTGGAAGCCTTCGATCCCGGCCGGCCACAGGACGGCGGCAGGGTGATCGTGCGCTCCGCCGCCGTCGCCAGCGGGTACCTGCCGTCGGGCTGCAGCGAAGAGCGCCTTGCCTCCGGTCGTTTTCGCACCGAGGACCTGGGAATCTGGGATGAGCGCGGCGAGTTGCAGTTGATCGGCCGTTTGGACGACATCATCAACGTGCGCGGGAAGAAGGTGAATCCGCGCGAGGTGCAGACGGTGCTGCTGGCCCTCGATCGGGTGGACGAAGCAGCCGTTCTCGCCCTCGAGCAACCCGGCGAGGGCTGTTCCGGAGTGCGGGCCGTGATCGCCTGCCAACCGGGCAGTCTCAGCCGCGAAGAAGTTCTCGCCTGGTGCGACGGCCGACTGGCGAACCACAAGAAGCCCCGCAGCGTGGTGATCGTCGAGCAGCTCCCGCGCACCGCCCGGGGAAAGGTCGACCGGATCGCCCTCGGGCGCCTAGCCTCGGCATGA
- a CDS encoding SDR family oxidoreductase has translation MTSPEGQETEEMPSRGPVALVTGGSGGIGRAVVERLTADGWSVAFTFRSRAAEARRLAAATGAHAYPCDLADRRRPEDLVGEVEEVQGPLAALVNNAGIAHQGLVAMTSDDDWDRVMDINLGGAFRFCRAVSRGMLHRRAGSVVNVSSLGALRGMAGQGAYAASKAALLALTRVLAREVGRRGVRVNAVVPGFVATEMTAELPEARVAQMRAGESLPAGVDAIAVAGTVAYLLSADAAAVTGQTLVVDAGASI, from the coding sequence ATGACCAGTCCAGAAGGTCAGGAAACGGAGGAGATGCCGAGTCGAGGACCGGTAGCACTGGTCACCGGCGGTAGCGGCGGGATCGGTCGGGCGGTGGTCGAACGGTTGACCGCCGACGGATGGTCCGTGGCCTTCACCTTTCGCAGCCGGGCGGCCGAGGCGCGGCGCCTGGCCGCCGCCACTGGTGCCCACGCCTACCCCTGCGATCTGGCCGACCGACGCCGGCCGGAGGATCTGGTGGGGGAGGTGGAGGAGGTGCAGGGTCCCTTGGCGGCCCTGGTCAACAACGCCGGCATCGCGCACCAAGGCCTGGTGGCGATGACCTCCGACGACGATTGGGACCGGGTGATGGACATCAACCTGGGGGGCGCCTTCCGCTTCTGCCGGGCGGTGAGCCGCGGCATGCTCCATCGGCGCGCCGGGTCGGTGGTCAATGTCTCGTCCTTGGGAGCCTTGCGCGGGATGGCCGGGCAGGGGGCCTATGCGGCCTCGAAGGCAGCTCTGCTGGCCCTGACCCGGGTGCTGGCGCGGGAGGTCGGTCGACGGGGGGTGCGGGTGAACGCCGTGGTGCCGGGTTTCGTGGCGACGGAGATGACCGCCGAGCTGCCGGAGGCCCGGGTTGCTCAAATGCGCGCCGGCGAAAGCCTGCCGGCGGGGGTAGACGCCATCGCCGTCGCCGGGACGGTGGCCTATCTGCTGTCGGCCGATGCGGCGGCGGTCACCGGCCAGACCCTGGTGGTCGACGCCGGGGCCTCGATCTGA
- a CDS encoding VWA domain-containing protein produces MALLPRRPQLFATLTALPLLAVFCTAPVAAQNDLFIDQLNVNVVNVEVFVTDSDGNRVAGLTEDDFELFEDGQPVEISNFFTVSYQDSFASRVTDTRRPAPVPRRPVTPDQQLHLVVFIDHAHIYPQSRRQLLEVLEGYLEDRLFEGDKIMLASFTRTLEVVQPFTQDHKLLLDGLAKMSQEAAYGPTIDAQRRQAYRSMTLFAEANDPAAAAANIRRAHGFARTYVQNVQSSTRRSTRAMEQVLRSLAGLPGRKAMLYVSNGMPKRPGEEIYQYLQDITGAAALRGANVTGFTIDPSLEALREDETPLFDAVAREANTHQVTLYTLNAEGAGGSSSSALSASLGQVETGFSDSGRTGLDNIRSMNLAEPMIDLAEATGGSSILNTQNFDDALARLSADFDTYYSLGYRAPSGGDGEYHKIEVRVNRPGLQVRHRTGYTDKPQGERIADRTYSSLLLDLESNPLGIEIETGEPEKQARNRYLLPVLVRIPVREITLLPNGEQSEGRLQIYLIVKDEEGGVSDLHREPYPVKIPADMVDEARATDIGYLARLELRSGKPKIAVGVWDELSGLESFVQRRVIVENPNKKDRKGK; encoded by the coding sequence ATGGCCCTGCTCCCGCGTCGCCCGCAGCTCTTCGCCACCCTGACGGCCCTGCCACTCCTCGCCGTTTTCTGCACTGCCCCGGTGGCGGCCCAGAACGACCTCTTCATCGATCAGCTCAACGTCAACGTGGTGAACGTCGAAGTGTTCGTCACGGACAGCGACGGCAACCGCGTCGCCGGCCTGACCGAGGACGATTTCGAACTGTTCGAGGACGGGCAACCGGTGGAGATCAGCAACTTCTTTACGGTTTCCTACCAGGACTCCTTCGCCTCTCGGGTCACCGATACGCGGCGCCCGGCACCCGTCCCCCGGCGCCCGGTGACCCCGGATCAGCAGCTTCACCTGGTGGTGTTCATCGACCACGCGCACATCTATCCACAGTCCCGGCGGCAGCTCCTGGAGGTGCTCGAAGGCTACCTCGAGGATCGGCTCTTCGAGGGCGACAAGATCATGCTCGCCAGCTTCACCCGCACCCTGGAAGTCGTCCAGCCCTTCACCCAGGATCACAAGCTGCTGCTCGACGGCCTCGCCAAGATGAGCCAGGAGGCCGCCTACGGCCCGACCATCGACGCCCAGCGGCGCCAGGCCTACCGCTCTATGACTCTTTTCGCCGAAGCCAACGACCCGGCGGCAGCGGCGGCGAACATCCGCCGCGCCCACGGCTTTGCCCGCACCTACGTACAGAACGTCCAGTCGAGCACTCGCCGCTCCACCCGCGCCATGGAACAGGTGTTGCGGTCCCTCGCCGGCTTGCCCGGCCGCAAGGCGATGCTGTACGTCAGCAACGGCATGCCGAAGCGCCCCGGCGAGGAGATCTACCAGTACCTGCAAGACATCACCGGCGCCGCCGCACTGCGCGGAGCGAACGTCACGGGGTTCACCATCGACCCCTCCCTCGAAGCCCTGCGGGAGGACGAGACGCCGTTGTTCGACGCCGTCGCCCGGGAGGCCAATACCCATCAGGTGACCCTCTACACGCTCAACGCCGAGGGCGCCGGCGGCTCCAGCTCGAGCGCCCTGTCCGCCTCCTTAGGCCAGGTGGAGACGGGCTTCAGCGACAGCGGTCGGACCGGCCTGGACAACATCCGTTCGATGAACCTCGCCGAGCCGATGATCGATCTGGCGGAAGCCACCGGCGGCTCATCAATCCTGAACACCCAGAACTTCGACGACGCCCTAGCCCGCCTGTCGGCGGACTTCGACACCTACTACTCCCTCGGCTACCGGGCCCCCAGCGGCGGCGACGGCGAATACCACAAGATCGAGGTGCGGGTGAACCGACCCGGCCTGCAGGTGCGCCACCGCACTGGCTATACGGACAAGCCCCAAGGCGAGCGCATCGCCGATCGCACCTACTCGTCACTGCTGCTCGACCTGGAGAGCAATCCTCTGGGCATCGAGATCGAAACCGGGGAGCCGGAAAAGCAAGCCCGTAACCGCTACCTGCTGCCGGTGCTGGTACGGATTCCGGTCCGCGAGATCACCCTACTTCCGAACGGCGAGCAGTCCGAAGGACGGCTGCAAATCTACCTGATCGTCAAAGACGAAGAGGGCGGCGTCAGCGACCTGCATCGGGAGCCCTACCCGGTGAAGATCCCGGCGGACATGGTGGACGAGGCCCGCGCCACGGACATCGGCTATCTGGCCCGCCTCGAGTTGCGCAGCGGCAAGCCCAAGATCGCCGTCGGCGTGTGGGACGAGCTGTCCGGTCTGGAGTCCTTCGTTCAGCGCAGGGTGATCGTCGAGAACCCGAACAAGAAAGACCGTAAGGGAAAGTAG
- a CDS encoding beta-ketoacyl-[acyl-carrier-protein] synthase family protein — MSVGAVAVTGVGAVSAYGWGIESFWQGVMSGRTAVATFDRFDASPYRTHLAGQVPPPPADLPAHFPHWRRLSLADRFAVAAVSESTAMAGLEGPEIGVYFGSSTGGMFEGEAFYAALDRRSGGDGPSSPSLPPLSLLVSQQVSAPAEAVARHFAWTGPVATLSSACSSGTLALGMALDALRDGEIEAAVVGGADSLCRTTYGGFNSLRSVDEEPCRPFRAEREGLSIGEGGAALVLETVERAEARGANILCCLAGAAATSDSHHMTAPHPEGRGVGQALRRALADAGLDASAVAFVNAHGTGTPHNDVAEWKALEDVLGARARSVPVTSTKACVGHLLGSAGCLEAVATVLALDRGRLHPTPGDGEADAEIPIWLVVDEALELDPEGAAAASINLAFGGCNAAAIFTRPRRSALR; from the coding sequence ATGAGCGTTGGGGCGGTCGCCGTCACCGGCGTTGGAGCCGTATCCGCCTACGGCTGGGGTATCGAATCCTTCTGGCAGGGAGTGATGTCCGGCCGCACCGCCGTGGCGACCTTCGATCGTTTCGACGCCTCTCCCTACCGCACTCACCTCGCCGGCCAGGTACCGCCGCCGCCGGCGGATCTGCCGGCTCACTTCCCGCACTGGCGGCGCCTATCCCTGGCGGACCGTTTCGCCGTCGCCGCGGTAAGTGAGTCGACGGCGATGGCCGGCCTGGAAGGGCCGGAGATCGGCGTCTACTTCGGCAGCAGCACCGGCGGGATGTTCGAAGGCGAGGCGTTCTATGCCGCTCTGGATCGCCGGTCGGGTGGCGACGGGCCTTCTTCCCCTTCCTTACCGCCCCTCTCCTTGCTGGTCAGTCAGCAGGTGAGCGCCCCGGCCGAAGCGGTCGCGCGCCACTTCGCCTGGACCGGGCCGGTGGCGACCTTGTCCTCGGCTTGTTCCTCCGGCACTCTCGCCTTGGGCATGGCCCTCGACGCCCTGCGCGATGGTGAGATCGAGGCGGCGGTGGTCGGCGGCGCGGATTCCCTCTGCCGCACCACCTATGGCGGTTTCAACAGCCTGCGCTCGGTGGACGAAGAGCCCTGCCGCCCCTTCCGGGCGGAGCGCGAAGGGCTCTCCATCGGCGAAGGCGGCGCCGCTCTGGTGCTGGAGACGGTGGAGCGGGCCGAGGCCCGTGGGGCGAATATCCTGTGCTGCCTGGCGGGTGCCGCGGCGACCAGCGATTCCCATCACATGACGGCGCCCCATCCGGAGGGTCGGGGTGTCGGCCAGGCGCTCCGCCGGGCGTTGGCGGATGCCGGTTTGGACGCCTCGGCGGTGGCCTTCGTCAACGCTCACGGAACCGGCACGCCGCACAACGATGTCGCCGAGTGGAAGGCCCTCGAAGACGTTCTGGGTGCCCGGGCGCGGTCCGTTCCGGTGACCTCGACCAAGGCCTGCGTCGGCCATCTCCTGGGCTCTGCCGGCTGCCTGGAAGCGGTGGCCACGGTACTGGCGCTGGATCGCGGGCGGCTCCATCCGACCCCCGGCGACGGCGAGGCCGATGCCGAGATCCCAATCTGGCTGGTGGTCGACGAGGCCCTCGAACTGGATCCCGAAGGCGCCGCCGCGGCCTCGATCAATTTGGCCTTCGGGGGCTGCAACGCCGCGGCGATCTTCACCCGGCCGCGGCGGAGTGCCCTTCGCTAG
- a CDS encoding glycosyltransferase family 2 protein, with product MKVAAVIPAYQAEASVGAVVAGTRKVMGEVLVVDDGSDDGTAEAAEAAGARVVRHRRNCGKGRALATAFRTLFEDGWQAVVTLDADGQHLPEEIPRLLAASRGGEELVIGTRDHLFEQMSAVRKASNRCSSSLISILAGRPLTDIQSGFRLYSRGLIAATGFPESRFEAESAVVVRAARLGLPVISVPIRLGFADGRCTSHYRPLIDSLRIAGAVFQARWDSRRLRRIHQQRGAR from the coding sequence GTGAAGGTAGCGGCGGTCATCCCGGCCTACCAGGCCGAGGCCTCCGTCGGCGCGGTGGTGGCCGGCACCCGCAAAGTCATGGGAGAGGTGCTGGTGGTGGACGATGGCTCCGACGACGGCACCGCCGAGGCGGCCGAGGCGGCGGGCGCCCGGGTGGTGCGCCACCGGCGCAATTGCGGCAAGGGCCGGGCCCTGGCGACGGCCTTTCGAACCCTCTTCGAGGACGGTTGGCAAGCGGTGGTGACCCTCGACGCGGACGGTCAGCATTTGCCCGAGGAGATCCCACGTCTGCTCGCCGCTTCGCGCGGCGGCGAAGAGCTGGTCATCGGCACCCGGGATCACCTCTTCGAGCAAATGAGCGCCGTGCGCAAGGCGAGCAACCGCTGTTCGTCGTCGCTGATTTCGATTCTCGCCGGCCGGCCGTTGACGGACATTCAGAGTGGCTTCCGGCTCTATTCCCGCGGACTCATCGCCGCCACCGGCTTTCCGGAGTCCCGCTTCGAGGCCGAGAGCGCGGTGGTGGTGCGGGCGGCGCGGTTGGGTTTGCCGGTGATCTCGGTGCCCATCCGCTTGGGTTTCGCCGACGGCCGCTGTACGAGTCACTACCGACCGTTGATCGACAGCCTGCGCATCGCCGGGGCGGTTTTCCAGGCGCGCTGGGACAGCCGGCGCCTGCGGCGGATCCATCAGCAGAGAGGGGCCCGATGA
- a CDS encoding beta-ketoacyl synthase N-terminal-like domain-containing protein, translating into MSPEPENRRTEVVVTGLGLVGSEGIGPGPLAAALAAGRGARRPMGPFGPIPRRPNGPTHAATMTDEPLRRWVPPLVGRRMSPPSRFALAAARLALEDAGLEPSEAADPATGVALATSFGPMSFTQRLLDQVFDEGPEAASPFLFTECVANAPAAQVSIQCRLAGPNHTLCQREAGPLLALARGAQELRSGRAERMLVGVAEEVTPLIFAVLERFRALARPLPDLPEAARPFDRRRNGFTASEGAAVLVLESADAAASRGAIPRVRLAAWGSAFDPTAGQSGWGRGHGELAAAIARGLDRSGVPLSSIGRVVSGASGSRAGDRLEGRVLRALMEHHGLAAAVPILAPKGVTGEYGGGFLAAALLAGQGLASEDGRFPDSARGALAFGPTAGFERADPELAVTPHDGCALPPAGLTLVTSFAAGGAAAWSVLEAR; encoded by the coding sequence GTGTCCCCGGAACCCGAAAACCGCCGGACTGAGGTGGTGGTGACCGGTCTCGGCCTGGTGGGGTCGGAGGGTATCGGTCCCGGCCCGTTGGCCGCGGCCCTCGCCGCCGGCCGCGGCGCGCGGCGGCCGATGGGGCCCTTCGGCCCGATCCCGCGGCGCCCGAACGGTCCGACGCATGCCGCCACCATGACCGACGAACCTCTCCGCCGCTGGGTGCCGCCGCTGGTCGGCCGGCGGATGAGCCCGCCGTCGCGCTTCGCCCTGGCGGCAGCCCGCCTGGCTCTCGAGGACGCCGGCCTGGAACCTTCCGAGGCGGCGGATCCCGCCACTGGGGTGGCCCTGGCGACCTCCTTCGGCCCCATGTCCTTCACCCAGCGGCTGCTCGATCAGGTGTTCGATGAGGGGCCGGAAGCGGCCTCGCCCTTTTTGTTCACGGAATGCGTCGCCAACGCCCCGGCCGCCCAGGTGTCGATCCAGTGCCGTCTGGCGGGTCCGAACCACACCCTCTGTCAGCGCGAGGCGGGGCCGCTCCTCGCCCTGGCGCGGGGTGCCCAGGAACTGCGCTCCGGGCGGGCTGAGCGCATGTTGGTGGGGGTGGCGGAAGAAGTGACACCGCTCATCTTCGCCGTGTTGGAGCGCTTTCGGGCCCTGGCCCGGCCGTTACCGGATCTGCCCGAGGCGGCCCGCCCCTTCGATCGCCGGCGCAACGGCTTCACCGCCTCCGAGGGTGCGGCGGTGCTGGTGTTGGAATCCGCCGATGCGGCGGCGAGCCGCGGAGCCATCCCGCGGGTGCGGTTGGCCGCCTGGGGCAGCGCCTTCGATCCCACCGCCGGCCAAAGCGGGTGGGGGCGCGGCCACGGCGAACTGGCGGCGGCCATCGCCCGCGGCCTGGATCGCTCGGGGGTACCTTTGAGCAGCATTGGCCGAGTGGTCTCCGGAGCTTCCGGCTCGCGCGCTGGCGATCGCCTCGAAGGCAGGGTGCTGCGAGCCTTGATGGAGCACCACGGCTTGGCGGCGGCGGTGCCCATCCTCGCCCCCAAGGGAGTGACCGGCGAATACGGTGGTGGATTCCTGGCGGCGGCGTTATTGGCGGGCCAGGGTTTGGCGTCCGAGGACGGCAGGTTCCCGGACTCGGCCCGTGGCGCTCTAGCCTTCGGACCGACGGCGGGCTTTGAGCGGGCGGATCCAGAACTGGCCGTGACGCCGCACGACGGCTGTGCCTTGCCGCCGGCCGGCCTGACCTTGGTGACCAGTTTCGCCGCCGGTGGCGCCGCGGCCTGGTCGGTTCTGGAGGCCCGGTGA
- a CDS encoding AAA family ATPase translates to MDSNPSSTLEAQPESGTPDPGTPDRGTPDGLRQPKDIPPTEIFSELQRGVLGQDEALRFVSVAIYKHTTGRVSGNLLLVGNSGTGKTTIMNNIQRLYDTLPEYRSFRALTILNANLLVDSDRTEFRPDRMLRSIEQRARLVVSEEPTADELQQAMERATVCIDEIDKMTSILGGKPNPLGVVLQQGLLTLMEGERVAYQTHAWEDGKERPVTLRINTERMMFVCGGAFEGLYDQVYNRVTKPGSGVKLRSEARRTADGKVRIDTIFELGEFLRVKDLFEYGMVPQFMARFDKIVLMKELPREVLEQILLKSYDSPFVRSRRFFETLDIDLEIEPLASALISEKATKESRTGARALRDVFSKVINRYEFDPWNSGGLSEEDGRTRLVIDADRVREALA, encoded by the coding sequence ATGGATTCGAACCCTTCCTCTACCCTCGAAGCACAACCTGAGTCCGGAACGCCGGACCCCGGAACGCCGGACCGCGGTACGCCGGACGGCTTGCGCCAGCCCAAGGACATCCCGCCGACGGAGATCTTTTCGGAGCTGCAACGCGGTGTGCTCGGGCAGGACGAGGCGCTGCGTTTCGTCTCCGTCGCGATCTACAAGCACACCACCGGCCGGGTCTCCGGCAACCTGCTTCTGGTGGGCAACTCCGGTACCGGCAAGACCACCATCATGAACAACATCCAGCGCCTCTACGACACCCTGCCGGAATACCGTTCGTTTCGCGCTCTGACCATTCTCAACGCCAACCTGCTGGTGGATTCGGACCGCACTGAGTTCCGGCCGGACCGCATGCTGCGCAGCATCGAACAGCGCGCCCGGCTGGTGGTGAGCGAGGAACCGACCGCCGACGAGCTGCAGCAGGCGATGGAGCGCGCGACGGTCTGTATCGACGAGATCGACAAAATGACCTCGATCCTCGGCGGCAAGCCCAACCCGCTGGGCGTCGTGCTGCAGCAGGGTCTCCTCACCCTGATGGAGGGCGAGCGGGTGGCCTACCAAACCCACGCCTGGGAAGACGGCAAGGAGCGGCCGGTGACGCTACGCATCAACACCGAGCGCATGATGTTCGTCTGCGGCGGAGCCTTCGAGGGGCTCTATGACCAGGTGTACAACCGCGTAACCAAGCCCGGCAGCGGCGTGAAGCTGCGCTCCGAGGCACGCCGCACGGCGGACGGCAAAGTGCGCATCGACACCATTTTCGAACTCGGCGAGTTCCTGCGGGTGAAGGACCTCTTCGAGTACGGCATGGTGCCCCAGTTCATGGCGCGCTTCGACAAGATCGTGCTGATGAAGGAACTGCCCCGCGAGGTGCTGGAGCAGATCCTCCTCAAGTCCTATGACTCGCCCTTCGTGCGCTCCCGCCGGTTCTTCGAAACCCTGGACATCGATCTCGAGATCGAGCCGCTGGCTTCGGCCTTGATCTCCGAAAAGGCCACCAAAGAGAGCCGCACCGGCGCCCGGGCGCTGCGCGACGTGTTCAGCAAGGTGATCAACCGCTACGAGTTCGATCCCTGGAATAGCGGCGGCTTGAGCGAGGAGGACGGCCGCACCCGACTGGTGATCGACGCCGACCGAGTGCGCGAAGCACTGGCCTAG